The Caulobacter sp. FWC26 genome contains a region encoding:
- a CDS encoding TonB-dependent receptor: MNTSFRFRSLLLASAATLFSLDVAIAQTSVAATQDAVDAVVITGGRLQNRLAITERRDNLQVTDSVTSDDVGKLPDFNIGEALARIPGVAVQNDQGEARFVTVRAMNANYNYTQVDGVSIAVPDRNGRRVFMDVMPAALAARIDVYKTFTPNLEGGAIGGVIDIRTASAFDRSRRGLRVSAEIGQYDNNEGYEGAGPSGAMSVSYGTTFGATDKFGMVLFANYYKRDSYSPQTEYGSTRYFYNANGTSAGQPGANTGTYPGTGLAVPGERRWMFYHNDRTRLGGGAKLEYRPTGDDYVFLRGFWNTATDNEARQTDLWTHGGNGTLSNQTATSGELRNASNLSIQQNLGQFDFERTVWALTTGGDHKPGGGELSWRLNYSGSHFENWEDWAEWRQNGANVAFAFQRAGDHYVFTPLNPTAFNDYKLYAPFRRQYDGRELNEDIYEAKLDFGRPIDDHWSVKVGGQVRRIDRAFDENRNRYLPAAGNTYTLAAANVLNPRVCHQIPGAGQGQCILIIDPGASNAQFLAHLAANPGQWTLDTMSTDDNNLDYSLRETVTSGYGLVRYNGERLNLVAGARYEKTSTRAEGRRQVGSAWTDTRNEGGYSDFLPSLNVSYDLADAVKLRSAYSKSIGRVPFNAVAPVGERLNETASPITLARSNPDLLPRRADNVDVAVDWYFGQGRGLLSASLFYKKIRNEFFTASAVTSVELNGQQIEALVTQPRNAGSPVDVLGVELNLVRELDFILPPSLKGFTVSTNVTLLDTNFKQIMTDGSEVELATMVGQPNTTYNIALSYDRGRISGRLAYNYTSIRMSERVNNTTAYRNRYDGADESLDFKVRYKVNDKLWAQFTASNLIGAERTEWIGWNRELPMVAADYGAAYFVGFNLRY; this comes from the coding sequence ATGAACACGTCCTTCCGCTTTCGCAGCCTCTTGCTGGCGTCCGCAGCGACCTTGTTCTCGCTCGACGTCGCCATCGCGCAGACGTCGGTCGCCGCCACTCAGGACGCTGTGGACGCAGTCGTGATCACCGGCGGGCGGCTTCAGAATCGGCTGGCGATCACTGAGCGTCGCGACAACCTCCAGGTTACGGACTCCGTTACGTCGGACGACGTGGGCAAACTGCCGGACTTCAATATCGGCGAGGCTCTGGCGCGCATTCCCGGCGTCGCGGTGCAAAACGATCAGGGCGAGGCGCGCTTCGTCACGGTCCGCGCGATGAACGCGAACTATAATTACACACAGGTGGACGGCGTCTCGATCGCCGTGCCTGACCGTAATGGCCGTCGGGTGTTTATGGATGTCATGCCCGCCGCCCTGGCTGCGAGGATCGACGTCTACAAGACCTTCACGCCCAATCTCGAGGGCGGCGCGATCGGCGGAGTCATCGATATCCGCACCGCCAGCGCCTTTGATCGCTCGCGCCGCGGCCTGCGCGTTTCCGCCGAGATCGGCCAGTATGACAACAATGAAGGGTACGAAGGCGCGGGGCCCTCGGGAGCCATGAGCGTCTCTTACGGAACGACATTCGGCGCCACCGACAAGTTCGGCATGGTGCTGTTCGCCAACTACTACAAGCGCGACTCCTACTCTCCGCAGACCGAGTACGGCAGCACGCGCTACTTCTACAACGCCAATGGGACAAGCGCGGGCCAGCCGGGGGCCAATACCGGGACCTATCCTGGCACGGGACTGGCCGTCCCAGGCGAGCGCCGGTGGATGTTCTATCACAACGACCGCACCCGTCTGGGCGGGGGCGCCAAGCTGGAATACCGCCCGACCGGCGACGACTACGTCTTTCTCCGTGGCTTCTGGAACACGGCTACTGACAACGAGGCGCGCCAGACCGACCTGTGGACCCACGGCGGGAACGGAACGCTCTCCAACCAGACCGCGACGAGTGGAGAACTACGCAACGCTTCCAACCTTTCGATCCAGCAAAACCTCGGTCAGTTCGACTTCGAGCGCACCGTCTGGGCGCTGACCACGGGTGGCGATCACAAGCCGGGCGGAGGGGAACTCTCCTGGCGGCTGAACTACTCGGGCTCCCACTTCGAAAACTGGGAGGACTGGGCTGAGTGGCGCCAGAACGGCGCCAATGTCGCCTTCGCCTTCCAGCGAGCCGGCGACCACTACGTGTTCACGCCCCTGAACCCGACAGCCTTCAACGACTACAAGCTCTATGCGCCTTTCCGTCGCCAATACGATGGTCGCGAGCTGAACGAGGACATCTACGAAGCAAAGCTCGATTTCGGGCGTCCGATCGACGACCACTGGAGCGTCAAGGTCGGCGGTCAAGTCCGCCGCATCGATCGTGCGTTTGACGAGAACCGCAATCGCTACCTGCCGGCGGCCGGCAACACCTACACCCTCGCCGCCGCTAACGTCCTGAATCCGAGGGTTTGCCACCAGATCCCGGGCGCCGGCCAAGGCCAGTGCATCCTCATCATCGACCCCGGCGCTTCCAACGCTCAGTTTCTAGCCCACCTGGCCGCCAATCCGGGGCAATGGACGCTGGACACCATGTCTACGGATGACAACAACCTCGACTATAGCCTGCGAGAGACGGTCACCAGCGGCTATGGCCTCGTGCGCTACAATGGCGAACGGCTGAACCTGGTGGCGGGCGCGCGCTATGAGAAGACGTCCACCCGAGCCGAGGGACGTCGGCAGGTCGGAAGCGCCTGGACCGACACGCGTAACGAAGGCGGCTACAGTGATTTCCTTCCGTCGCTCAACGTGAGCTACGATCTCGCCGACGCCGTAAAGCTGCGCTCGGCCTACTCAAAGTCGATCGGCCGCGTGCCCTTCAACGCGGTCGCTCCGGTGGGCGAGCGCCTGAATGAGACCGCCTCGCCGATCACCCTGGCGCGCTCAAACCCGGATCTCTTGCCGCGTCGTGCGGACAATGTCGACGTCGCCGTCGACTGGTACTTCGGCCAGGGACGTGGTCTGCTGTCCGCCAGCCTATTCTACAAGAAAATCCGCAATGAGTTTTTCACCGCTTCGGCGGTGACGAGCGTCGAACTGAATGGCCAGCAGATCGAAGCGCTGGTCACCCAGCCGAGAAATGCCGGCAGCCCGGTCGATGTCCTGGGTGTCGAACTGAACCTGGTGCGCGAACTCGACTTCATCCTGCCCCCAAGCTTGAAGGGCTTCACGGTCTCGACAAACGTCACGCTGCTCGACACCAACTTCAAGCAGATCATGACCGACGGCTCGGAGGTCGAGTTGGCCACCATGGTCGGTCAGCCGAACACCACCTACAACATTGCATTGTCGTATGATCGGGGACGGATCTCGGGGCGACTGGCCTACAACTACACGAGCATCCGGATGTCCGAGCGGGTGAACAACACCACAGCCTATCGCAATCGCTATGACGGCGCCGACGAGTCCCTGGACTTCAAGGTTCGCTACAAGGTCAACGACAAGCTTTGGGCGCAGTTCACAGCCTCCAACCTGATCGGGGCGGAGCGCACCGAATGGATCGGCTGGAATCGTGAGCTTCCCATGGTGGCCGCCGACTACGGCGCGGCCTACTTCGTCGGCTTCAACTTGCGCTATTGA
- a CDS encoding glycerophosphodiester phosphodiesterase family protein produces the protein MNCKIIRRLTALVVAAGLLAGCVSTPAPQDRLSLLRGRFLDPNGPVMVVAHRACWTSTAENSLAAIDRCRDLGVDMVELDVQRTRDGQLVLMHDSTVDRTTNGTGRVADLTLTQIKALRLKAGAGGPAAPLTGQSPPTFAEAMRAARGMLVNVDAKGEVNLQAAQELEGMGLIDQAVIKSAAPADDPALLEVLTGRTLLFMPILRERDGRSLAVEADRYAQRPPAFEIVFTSEAFFRSGAPALRSRPARVWVNTLQPGHAAGHVDADAVKAPEAHWGRLIDMGANIIQTDAPADLIAWLKRCGCGGARP, from the coding sequence GTGAATTGCAAAATCATCCGCCGTCTGACGGCGCTCGTTGTCGCTGCGGGTCTGCTGGCGGGGTGCGTGAGCACGCCGGCTCCGCAAGATCGGCTCAGCCTCCTGCGCGGCCGCTTCCTGGATCCAAATGGACCCGTGATGGTGGTCGCCCACCGGGCCTGCTGGACGTCGACGGCCGAGAACTCGCTGGCGGCCATCGACCGGTGCCGCGACCTTGGCGTCGACATGGTCGAGCTCGATGTGCAGCGCACCCGCGATGGTCAGCTGGTCCTGATGCACGACTCCACGGTCGACCGCACGACCAACGGAACCGGCCGTGTCGCGGACCTGACCCTCACCCAGATCAAGGCTCTGCGGCTGAAGGCGGGGGCGGGCGGTCCGGCCGCGCCTTTAACCGGGCAATCCCCACCGACCTTCGCCGAGGCGATGCGCGCCGCGCGCGGTATGCTGGTCAATGTCGACGCCAAAGGCGAGGTCAATTTGCAGGCCGCCCAAGAGCTGGAAGGGATGGGTCTCATCGATCAGGCTGTGATCAAGAGCGCGGCCCCCGCCGACGATCCGGCGCTCCTCGAGGTGCTAACCGGCAGGACATTGTTGTTCATGCCGATTTTGCGGGAGCGCGACGGGCGATCGCTGGCGGTCGAGGCCGACCGTTACGCGCAAAGGCCGCCGGCCTTCGAGATCGTGTTCACCAGCGAAGCCTTCTTCCGGTCCGGCGCGCCGGCGCTTCGCTCGCGTCCCGCAAGGGTCTGGGTCAACACGCTGCAGCCCGGCCATGCTGCGGGCCACGTGGACGCTGACGCGGTGAAGGCCCCTGAAGCTCACTGGGGGCGCTTGATCGACATGGGCGCCAACATCATCCAGACCGACGCCCCGGCCGACCTCATCGCCTGGCTGAAACGTTGCGGCTGTGGCGGCGCGCGGCCGTAA
- a CDS encoding TonB-dependent receptor produces MSFIQRKDATKALLLAALLCGGASGAYAGVAEGTTVSGSDSGVPGAVTDGSNVAGATVEALTVTARRRSETVQSVPLAVSVVGGDRLDGTGSFNVGRLQQLTPTLQFYSSNPRNTSVNIRGLGVPFGLTSDGFEQGVGIYVDDVYNSRVATATFDFLDVDRIEVLRGPQGTLYGKNTTAGAINITTRQPTFDFEANAEISLGNLDYKQAKAAISGPLSDKVAARLAVSSTHRRGTIYNVTSRRYINEQDNLGLRGQLLFKPSDDLAVTLAADYSRQDPEGFAQIYVRTGATQRALNRQYAALTSALGYAVPSTNAFDRVTDVDAELNAGNKVGGASAKVVWNVAGGTLTSVTAWRFWDWKPQNDRDFLGLSIVAKSQNPSQQDQYSQELRFNRSWDAHDLVVGAFAFHQRIDTQGTEQQGAAASRWNINPSNALSNDSSVLAGLTALNTQWLKSTSFAVFGQLSWKVTDAFTLTPGARLNYDEKSGFYERKVIDGQGAPVLLTDTGARRAAQLAVYTPQVSAPSFDDWNFTYDLSASYQLNRDLLAYATYAKSFKTGGINQNGLPTDAAGKPIEAAGAIKPEDINHVEGGLKTQWLDRTLTANLAVFRSDIKNYQATVSNGQLGVLRGYLANAGKVRTQGVELDSAYRPNARFSTYLNAAYTDAKYVRFVDAPCPPELSGGTVATGTQVPGAAGVAGALSPANCDVSGQRLPGVSKWSVALGAEVNVPGDFLGKTGEFYVGYDGSYRSKFSSNPSPSAYTWVDGYAIANFRAGFRTPEGLNLYGWVRNAFDENYFEFLAVGPSNTGLIAGQPGDPRTWGVTLRASF; encoded by the coding sequence ATGTCCTTCATCCAGCGTAAAGACGCCACCAAGGCCCTGCTGCTCGCGGCGCTGCTCTGCGGCGGCGCCAGCGGGGCCTATGCCGGCGTGGCCGAGGGCACGACGGTGTCAGGCTCCGATTCCGGGGTCCCGGGCGCTGTCACCGACGGCTCCAACGTGGCCGGCGCGACGGTCGAGGCCTTGACGGTCACGGCCCGCCGCCGGTCAGAGACCGTACAGTCGGTGCCGCTGGCCGTTTCCGTGGTCGGCGGCGACCGCCTGGACGGCACGGGCTCATTTAATGTCGGTCGTCTGCAGCAACTGACGCCGACCCTGCAGTTCTACTCGTCCAATCCCCGCAACACCTCGGTCAACATCCGGGGTCTTGGCGTGCCGTTCGGCCTGACCAGCGACGGCTTTGAGCAGGGCGTCGGCATCTATGTCGACGATGTCTACAATTCGCGGGTCGCTACGGCGACCTTCGACTTCCTGGACGTGGACCGCATCGAGGTGCTGCGCGGTCCGCAGGGCACGCTGTACGGCAAGAACACGACCGCCGGCGCGATCAACATCACTACCCGCCAGCCGACTTTCGACTTCGAGGCGAACGCCGAGATCTCGCTGGGCAATCTGGACTATAAGCAGGCCAAGGCGGCTATCTCCGGGCCGCTGAGCGACAAGGTCGCCGCACGGTTGGCGGTGTCCAGCACCCATCGGCGCGGCACGATCTATAACGTCACCAGCCGCCGATACATCAATGAGCAGGACAATCTGGGCCTGCGCGGCCAGCTGCTGTTCAAGCCGAGCGACGATCTGGCTGTGACCCTGGCCGCCGACTACAGCCGCCAGGACCCCGAGGGCTTCGCCCAGATCTATGTGCGCACCGGCGCCACCCAACGGGCGCTGAACCGTCAGTACGCGGCCCTGACTTCGGCCCTAGGTTATGCGGTCCCCAGCACCAACGCCTTCGACCGCGTCACGGACGTCGACGCCGAGCTCAACGCCGGCAACAAGGTCGGCGGCGCCTCGGCCAAGGTGGTCTGGAACGTCGCGGGCGGAACCCTGACCTCGGTCACGGCCTGGCGCTTCTGGGACTGGAAGCCGCAGAACGACCGCGACTTCCTGGGCTTGTCGATCGTGGCCAAGTCGCAGAACCCCTCGCAGCAGGACCAGTACAGCCAGGAACTGCGCTTCAACCGCTCCTGGGACGCGCATGATCTAGTTGTCGGCGCCTTCGCCTTCCACCAGCGTATCGACACCCAGGGCACCGAGCAGCAGGGCGCGGCGGCCAGCCGCTGGAACATCAACCCCAGCAACGCCTTGTCCAACGACTCCAGTGTCCTGGCGGGCCTGACGGCGCTCAACACCCAGTGGCTGAAGAGCACGAGCTTCGCGGTGTTCGGCCAGCTCAGCTGGAAAGTCACCGACGCCTTCACCCTGACACCCGGCGCGCGCCTGAACTACGACGAGAAGTCGGGCTTCTATGAGCGCAAGGTGATCGACGGCCAGGGCGCGCCCGTGCTGCTCACCGACACCGGCGCGCGGCGCGCGGCCCAGCTGGCGGTCTATACCCCGCAAGTCAGCGCCCCCAGCTTCGACGACTGGAACTTCACCTACGATCTGTCGGCCAGCTATCAGTTGAATCGCGACTTGCTGGCCTACGCCACCTACGCCAAGAGCTTCAAGACCGGCGGCATCAACCAGAACGGCCTGCCGACCGACGCGGCGGGCAAGCCGATCGAAGCTGCGGGCGCGATCAAGCCCGAGGACATCAATCACGTCGAAGGCGGCCTGAAGACCCAGTGGCTGGACCGCACGCTGACGGCTAACCTCGCGGTGTTCCGCAGCGACATCAAGAACTACCAGGCCACGGTAAGCAACGGACAACTGGGCGTGCTGCGCGGCTACCTGGCCAACGCCGGCAAGGTGCGCACGCAGGGCGTGGAGCTGGACTCGGCCTATCGGCCCAACGCCCGCTTCTCGACCTATCTGAACGCCGCCTACACCGACGCCAAGTATGTGCGCTTCGTGGATGCGCCGTGCCCGCCGGAGCTGTCGGGCGGCACGGTGGCGACCGGGACCCAGGTTCCGGGCGCGGCCGGCGTGGCGGGCGCGCTCAGCCCGGCCAACTGCGACGTCTCGGGCCAGCGCCTGCCCGGCGTCTCGAAGTGGAGCGTGGCGCTAGGCGCCGAGGTGAATGTTCCGGGCGATTTTCTCGGCAAGACCGGCGAGTTCTATGTCGGCTATGACGGCAGCTATCGGAGCAAGTTCTCATCCAATCCGTCGCCCTCGGCCTACACCTGGGTCGACGGCTATGCGATCGCCAACTTCCGGGCCGGCTTCCGCACGCCGGAGGGCCTCAATCTCTATGGCTGGGTGCGCAACGCCTTCGACGAGAACTATTTCGAGTTCCTGGCCGTGGGTCCCAGCAACACTGGCCTGATCGCCGGTCAGCCGGGGGACCCGCGCACCTGGGGCGTCACCCTGCGGGCGTCGTTCTAG
- a CDS encoding Hpt domain-containing protein, with translation MARRDISGAVDFAYLEGFAAGDFAVVDEVLALFREQAALWAPMLDQAHPGWRDAVHTVKGAARGVGAFALGEVCERCEAGQESLEAVKTALDVALLDIAAYAHEQALRSLKG, from the coding sequence ATGGCCAGACGAGATATTAGCGGCGCGGTCGATTTCGCCTATCTGGAGGGGTTCGCGGCCGGGGATTTCGCGGTTGTTGACGAGGTGCTGGCGCTATTCCGCGAACAGGCCGCGCTGTGGGCGCCGATGCTGGATCAGGCCCATCCCGGCTGGAGAGACGCTGTCCATACCGTCAAGGGCGCGGCCCGGGGCGTCGGGGCCTTCGCCTTGGGTGAGGTCTGCGAGCGCTGTGAAGCGGGGCAGGAGAGCCTCGAGGCGGTCAAGACGGCGCTGGACGTGGCGCTGCTGGACATCGCCGCCTACGCGCATGAACAGGCGCTCCGTTCGCTGAAGGGCTAG
- a CDS encoding TonB-dependent receptor, producing the protein MIHARNTFALRAALLASCAALAVGSAAHAQTAEGQKSEAETVEAVVVTGFRQAYANAIATKRETLEISDGISSDGLGRFPDLNVGEAIQRIPGVQINREAGSRNATISLRGLPGSFARTTLNGGAFADPILNGSTPLGAFNSDIFTAINVIKTPSASNLAGGLSGNVDLRINPALSRKDGGFAKLSYEYNDLGSLGSPLASLGYNKHLTDDFAVFGVVAWKDEKFRRDSITVNSWGNRLGAIQLGNQAAAGSNPVYDALLAQYPGGVYYPSQTRQLVKFNRGTTLSASTGFEYRINESWKFGANAFMTKRKLDEATNHLLYIDAGAGNGTNTGLGATSAVAKISEIGTPFIVKTPNGDRAYINSFKAENINTFDSVRSEPAENSTWAINPTLEFKNDDWKATATLTVSRAKAYANQIEFDVVQNPYRNLGPAGLNGIVALVNLGGSDLSNYSANLTTPKPTHLPNGGFPIPATATATTQAGAPMPGQSATTAADRFGVTGTNGKADNTLDAFQVDFERTLDGFFTVLQFGGRAETAKFTSSGSRNTALGAQTQNITPDMASQLSYANDFFGGKAPGATANWMTVDVQRVLTALTPLNTNLRTALNPNGLPDQFQLGAPGVFLTPYGFVNNYTDGNYWNNNFSNQNDVYSAYVAAKFKGDLFSIPFRGTLGTRYERTQQEIVALNCKNCTTALSGQAGPINHSLSTSTRKNEYDYWLPSAIFMADLRDDLVFRAAAYRTYVRPQPRDNVPTTFVQVPVDVNPPTDPVYTVTLGATDIKPYTADSFDASLEWYNRPGGLVSLAAYRKEIKGFIGPITDPSVLCPASGKIDGIDVDLGTLTIDTSAGSPKCVSSNRFVGSGGILKNAEVRVSGRTNQSPMTVTGLEFNIQQNLDFLPGFWKNFGGAFNYSYTKIDGVDTAGKKITLPSVSKNNLNVIGYYEAGWGGVRLVYNWRDKYDLAAGNSFVGDARTVKARSQLDASASYKLTESMTVSVDAFNLTNAQRAEYENDPMLPRFIDYDGRTYQLTLRATF; encoded by the coding sequence ATGATCCATGCTCGCAACACCTTCGCCCTTCGCGCCGCGCTGCTGGCGTCCTGCGCCGCGCTGGCCGTTGGATCGGCCGCGCACGCTCAGACCGCCGAAGGTCAGAAGTCCGAAGCCGAAACCGTCGAGGCGGTCGTCGTCACCGGTTTCCGCCAAGCTTACGCCAACGCGATCGCCACCAAACGCGAAACCCTCGAAATTTCCGATGGCATCTCGTCGGACGGCCTGGGCCGCTTCCCGGACCTCAATGTCGGCGAAGCGATCCAACGGATTCCGGGCGTCCAGATCAACCGCGAAGCCGGCAGCCGGAACGCCACGATCAGCCTGCGCGGCCTGCCCGGCAGCTTCGCCCGCACCACGCTGAACGGCGGCGCTTTCGCCGATCCGATCCTGAACGGCTCAACGCCGCTGGGCGCGTTCAACTCGGACATCTTCACGGCGATCAACGTGATCAAGACGCCGTCGGCGTCGAACCTGGCCGGCGGCTTGTCGGGCAATGTCGACCTCCGGATCAACCCCGCCCTGTCGCGCAAGGACGGCGGCTTCGCCAAGCTGTCCTACGAGTACAATGACCTGGGAAGCCTCGGCAGCCCGTTGGCCTCGCTGGGCTACAACAAGCACCTGACCGACGATTTCGCGGTCTTCGGCGTAGTCGCCTGGAAGGACGAAAAGTTCCGCCGCGACTCGATCACGGTGAATTCGTGGGGCAACCGCCTGGGTGCGATCCAGTTGGGCAATCAGGCCGCCGCCGGCTCGAACCCTGTCTACGACGCGCTGCTGGCCCAGTATCCGGGCGGCGTCTACTACCCCAGCCAGACGCGCCAGCTGGTCAAGTTCAATCGCGGCACGACCCTTTCGGCCTCCACCGGGTTTGAATACCGCATCAACGAGTCCTGGAAGTTCGGCGCCAACGCCTTCATGACCAAGCGCAAGCTGGATGAGGCCACCAACCATCTGCTCTACATCGACGCCGGCGCTGGTAACGGAACCAATACGGGCCTGGGCGCCACCTCGGCCGTCGCCAAGATCAGCGAGATCGGCACGCCTTTCATCGTCAAGACGCCGAACGGCGACCGCGCCTACATCAATTCGTTCAAGGCCGAGAATATCAACACGTTCGACTCGGTCCGCTCAGAACCGGCGGAAAACTCGACCTGGGCTATCAACCCGACCCTCGAGTTCAAGAACGACGATTGGAAGGCCACGGCCACCCTCACCGTCTCGCGCGCCAAGGCCTATGCCAACCAGATCGAGTTCGACGTCGTCCAGAACCCCTATCGCAACCTCGGCCCCGCTGGCCTGAACGGCATCGTGGCGCTGGTGAACCTGGGCGGCTCGGACCTGTCGAACTACTCGGCCAACCTGACGACCCCCAAACCGACCCACCTGCCCAACGGGGGCTTCCCGATCCCGGCGACCGCCACCGCCACCACCCAGGCTGGCGCGCCGATGCCAGGCCAGAGCGCCACCACCGCCGCCGACCGCTTCGGCGTCACCGGCACGAACGGCAAGGCCGACAACACGCTCGACGCTTTCCAGGTCGATTTCGAGCGCACCCTCGACGGCTTCTTCACCGTGCTGCAGTTCGGCGGCCGCGCAGAAACGGCCAAGTTCACCTCCAGCGGCTCTCGCAACACGGCCCTCGGCGCCCAGACCCAGAACATCACGCCGGACATGGCTTCGCAGCTGTCCTACGCGAACGATTTCTTTGGCGGCAAAGCCCCAGGCGCGACGGCCAACTGGATGACCGTCGACGTGCAACGCGTGCTGACGGCCCTGACGCCGCTCAACACCAATCTACGCACCGCCTTGAACCCGAACGGCCTCCCCGATCAGTTCCAATTGGGCGCGCCGGGCGTCTTCCTCACGCCGTACGGCTTCGTGAACAACTACACGGACGGCAACTACTGGAACAACAACTTCAGCAACCAGAACGACGTCTATTCGGCCTATGTGGCGGCGAAGTTTAAAGGCGACCTGTTCAGCATTCCGTTCCGCGGCACGCTCGGCACGCGCTACGAGCGCACCCAGCAAGAAATCGTCGCCCTGAACTGTAAGAACTGCACCACCGCCCTCTCCGGTCAGGCCGGCCCCATCAACCACTCGCTCAGCACCTCGACGCGCAAGAACGAGTATGACTACTGGCTGCCCTCGGCGATCTTCATGGCCGACCTGCGGGACGACCTGGTGTTCCGCGCCGCCGCCTATCGCACCTATGTGCGTCCGCAGCCGCGCGACAACGTCCCGACGACCTTTGTTCAGGTGCCCGTCGACGTGAACCCGCCGACCGACCCAGTCTATACGGTCACGCTCGGCGCCACCGACATCAAGCCCTACACCGCCGACTCGTTCGACGCGTCGCTGGAGTGGTACAACCGTCCAGGCGGATTGGTCTCGCTCGCGGCCTACCGCAAGGAGATCAAGGGCTTCATCGGCCCGATCACTGATCCGTCTGTGCTATGCCCGGCCAGCGGCAAGATCGATGGCATCGACGTCGATCTTGGCACGCTGACGATCGACACCTCGGCAGGTTCGCCCAAGTGCGTCAGCTCCAACCGCTTCGTCGGCTCGGGCGGCATCCTGAAGAACGCCGAGGTGCGCGTCAGCGGCCGGACCAACCAGTCGCCGATGACCGTGACGGGCCTGGAGTTCAACATCCAGCAGAACCTGGATTTCCTGCCGGGCTTCTGGAAGAACTTCGGCGGCGCGTTCAATTACTCGTACACCAAGATCGACGGGGTCGACACGGCAGGCAAGAAGATCACCCTGCCCAGCGTGTCGAAGAACAACCTCAACGTGATCGGGTACTACGAAGCCGGCTGGGGCGGCGTCCGCCTCGTCTATAACTGGCGCGACAAGTACGATCTTGCCGCCGGCAACTCGTTCGTCGGCGACGCCCGGACGGTCAAGGCCCGCAGCCAGCTGGACGCCTCGGCCTCGTACAAGCTCACCGAGAGCATGACGGTCTCGGTCGACGCGTTCAACCTGACCAACGCCCAGCGCGCCGAATACGAGAACGATCCGATGCTGCCCCGCTTCATCGACTACGACGGGCGCACCTACCAGCTCACCCTGCGCGCCACATTCTAA
- a CDS encoding AIM24 family protein: MPTSPWSHQRNANVADDIDFEIKGEDLQFVEIELDPGESAVAEAGAFVWKDASVQMTTVFGDGAADQGGGFMGKLLGAGKRLITGESLFTTVFTHHGTGKARVAFASPTPGTILPLNLGQLGGTLICQKDSFLAAARGVSIGLHFQKRMMTGLFGGEGFIMQRLEGDGWVFVQMGGTLVERTLAPGEELHIDTGCLAAYTPDVDFDLVMAGGVKSVLFGGEGLFFARVRGPGKVWIQSLPFARLAGRMLQAANHQGGNQGEGSILGGFGRMIDGN, from the coding sequence ATGCCGACCAGTCCCTGGAGCCATCAGCGCAACGCCAATGTCGCTGACGACATCGACTTCGAAATCAAGGGCGAGGACCTGCAGTTCGTCGAGATCGAGCTTGATCCGGGCGAAAGCGCGGTGGCCGAGGCCGGCGCCTTCGTCTGGAAAGACGCCAGCGTCCAGATGACCACTGTGTTCGGCGACGGCGCGGCCGACCAGGGCGGCGGCTTCATGGGCAAGCTGCTCGGCGCGGGCAAGCGCCTGATCACGGGCGAGAGCCTCTTTACGACCGTCTTCACGCACCACGGGACGGGCAAGGCGCGCGTGGCGTTCGCCTCACCAACACCGGGCACCATCCTGCCGCTGAACCTGGGGCAGTTGGGCGGGACGCTGATCTGCCAGAAAGACAGCTTCCTGGCGGCGGCCCGCGGCGTCTCGATCGGTCTTCACTTCCAGAAGCGGATGATGACCGGCCTCTTCGGCGGAGAAGGCTTCATCATGCAGCGGCTGGAAGGCGACGGCTGGGTGTTCGTCCAGATGGGCGGCACGCTAGTCGAGCGCACCCTGGCGCCCGGCGAGGAGTTGCACATCGATACGGGCTGTCTGGCCGCCTACACGCCGGATGTGGACTTCGACCTCGTCATGGCCGGTGGCGTTAAGAGCGTGTTGTTCGGCGGCGAGGGGCTGTTCTTCGCCCGCGTGCGCGGTCCCGGCAAGGTCTGGATCCAGTCCCTGCCGTTCGCGCGTCTGGCCGGCCGCATGCTGCAGGCCGCCAACCACCAGGGCGGCAATCAGGGCGAGGGCTCGATCCTGGGCGGCTTTGGTCGGATGATCGACGGGAACTGA
- a CDS encoding chorismate mutase, protein MKTTTLTVDERLAPADCQTMADVRRGVDALDRALVQLLTERQGYMDAAARIKADRNKVFDRARIEDVVTKVKAAAREAGLSEAIAEPVWRTLIDRCIAYEYDSWDRTKG, encoded by the coding sequence ATGAAAACGACGACTCTCACGGTCGATGAGCGCCTCGCGCCCGCCGACTGCCAGACCATGGCCGATGTGCGCCGGGGCGTTGACGCCCTGGACCGGGCCCTGGTCCAGCTCCTGACCGAGCGTCAGGGCTACATGGACGCGGCGGCGCGCATCAAGGCCGACCGCAACAAGGTCTTCGACCGCGCGCGGATCGAGGACGTGGTGACCAAGGTCAAGGCCGCCGCGCGCGAAGCGGGGCTGTCTGAGGCGATCGCGGAGCCAGTGTGGCGCACGCTGATCGACCGCTGCATCGCCTATGAATACGACAGCTGGGACCGGACGAAGGGGTAG